A genome region from Bernardetia sp. includes the following:
- a CDS encoding vWA domain-containing protein has protein sequence MKKRLSKIYFKAIFFLLFVVVFSACSKQKQVSNNNVVADSTSIAISDENEIIDVPLTNILPPQEIIEVESDIELDENVEVKIEDIEIEMDYIVTDVEAIEAPVEEAQEEVEQVFCIVETPRVEIKKSNTENYQKLNENKFIEPKREPLSTFSIDVDNASYTNARRFIQSGQMPPANSVRIEEFINYFDYDYPQPKNDDPFSINTEISVAPWNKKHKLVHIGIQGKELDYKNLSASNLVFLIDASGSMEEPNKLPLLRSSLKMLLNEMNEKDRISIVAYAGAAGLVLPSTSVKEKTKILNALENVSAGGSTAGGAGIELAYKVAQENFIKDGNNRVILCTDGDFNVGVSSADALVQLIEKKRDNDIFLTICGFGMGNYKDYQMEELSNAGNGNYFYIDNIQEAKKVFVREMRATLFTIAKDVKIQIEFNPTKVAAYRLIGYENRMLKKEDFNDDKKDAGELGAGHTVTALYEIIPVGIESEFLASVDDLRYQNNSKISTNYTTVASSDELLNLKLRYKKPDGKKSKLIVSPLKDENIALSKTSNNFRFSTAVASFGMLLRHSEFKGNSSYQQVMELGESAKGKDEEGYRTEFLKLVESCLLMSK, from the coding sequence ATGAAAAAGAGACTTTCAAAAATTTACTTTAAGGCTATATTTTTTCTGTTGTTTGTAGTTGTTTTTTCAGCCTGTTCTAAGCAAAAGCAAGTTTCAAATAACAATGTAGTGGCAGATTCTACAAGTATAGCTATTTCTGATGAAAATGAAATTATAGATGTTCCTCTTACCAATATTTTACCACCACAGGAAATTATAGAGGTAGAAAGTGATATAGAGCTAGACGAAAACGTTGAAGTAAAAATAGAAGATATAGAGATTGAAATGGATTATATTGTAACTGATGTAGAAGCCATAGAAGCTCCAGTAGAAGAAGCACAAGAGGAAGTAGAACAAGTCTTTTGCATTGTAGAAACTCCACGAGTAGAAATCAAAAAATCAAATACAGAGAATTATCAAAAACTGAATGAAAATAAATTCATTGAGCCTAAAAGAGAACCTCTTTCAACTTTTTCTATCGATGTGGATAACGCTTCCTACACAAATGCTCGTCGTTTTATTCAGTCTGGACAGATGCCTCCTGCTAATTCGGTTCGTATTGAAGAGTTTATAAACTATTTTGATTACGACTATCCACAACCTAAAAACGATGACCCTTTTTCCATCAACACAGAAATTTCAGTTGCACCTTGGAATAAAAAACACAAATTGGTTCATATTGGAATACAAGGAAAGGAGTTGGATTACAAAAATCTTTCAGCTTCCAACTTAGTATTTCTGATTGATGCTTCAGGTTCAATGGAAGAGCCTAATAAATTGCCTCTTTTGCGTTCTTCTTTGAAAATGCTTTTGAATGAAATGAATGAAAAAGACCGTATTTCTATAGTGGCGTATGCTGGTGCTGCTGGTTTGGTATTGCCTTCTACTTCTGTAAAGGAAAAGACAAAAATCTTGAATGCTTTAGAAAACGTATCGGCAGGAGGAAGTACGGCAGGTGGTGCAGGAATAGAACTAGCTTACAAGGTTGCACAAGAGAATTTTATTAAGGATGGAAATAATCGTGTTATTTTGTGTACCGACGGAGATTTTAATGTAGGTGTCAGTTCAGCAGATGCACTTGTACAACTCATAGAAAAAAAACGAGACAACGATATTTTCTTAACCATTTGTGGTTTTGGAATGGGAAACTATAAAGACTACCAAATGGAAGAACTTAGCAATGCAGGAAATGGAAATTACTTTTACATCGATAATATTCAGGAAGCCAAAAAAGTATTTGTTAGAGAAATGAGAGCAACTTTATTTACGATTGCAAAAGATGTCAAGATTCAGATTGAATTTAATCCTACAAAAGTAGCTGCCTATCGCCTTATTGGTTATGAAAATAGAATGCTCAAAAAAGAAGACTTTAATGACGATAAAAAGGATGCAGGAGAATTAGGTGCAGGACATACTGTAACAGCTCTTTATGAAATCATTCCAGTAGGAATAGAAAGCGAATTTCTAGCTTCGGTAGATGATTTACGCTATCAAAATAACTCCAAAATAAGTACAAATTATACGACTGTGGCTTCTTCTGATGAACTTTTAAACTTAAAACTACGCTACAAAAAACCAGATGGAAAGAAAAGTAAATTGATTGTAAGTCCACTCAAAGATGAAAATATTGCTTTATCTAAAACGTCAAATAATTTTCGTTTTTCAACTGCTGTGGCAAGTTTTGGAATGCTTTTGAGACATTCAGAATTTAAAGGAAATTCGTCGTATCAGCAAGTGATGGAGCTAGGAGAAAGTGCTAAGGGAAAAGATGAGGAAGGCTACCGAACAGAGTTTTTGAAATTGGTAGAAAGTTGTTTGTTGATGAGTAAGTAA
- a CDS encoding glycoside hydrolase family 3 N-terminal domain-containing protein, which yields MTSQKFPKILFESILFILFIGIVFPVFAQNITSAQVIAKAVAEEKERLDQMKWQKREKWVNQKLSTLDLEKKIAQLFMIAAYSNRDEKHYKEIDNFITKYKIGGLIFFQGTPQKQAELTNRYQAKANIPLLIAMDAEWGLGMRLKNTISYPRQMVLGAMNDSLAVYDLGKEVARQCLRLGVHVNFAPVVDVNSNPKNPVIGTRSFGENKYRVSKNGIAYTNGMQDGGIIATAKHFPGHGDTDSDSHYTLPQLNHDKKRLSELELYPFKRLFADSVLSVMVAHLNVPAYDSTENIPTTLSKNVVTDLLKNELGFDGLIFTDAMNMKGLSANFTPDEGNVQAILAGNDVLLYPASIPKGIALIKKAVEEGKISESEIDERVRKVLRAKYFVGLYDYKPIQLKGLDADLNSPKANVLNEKLHQKAVTIVRNENNLIPFQKLDTLSFGSVVINEKEGNDFQMMLSNYAPFEHVSVSAVSASALSSAKAKLSNKKVIVVGVFGVNQYSVSTTFGISEATRKFVKELQDEGKHVVVVNFGHAYSLEKFEDQKHLVAAYVDNNIMQKAVPQVLFGAVKTQARVPVSAGEKIKEGDGFTTTSLQRLRYSDYPEGSGMNSEYMNHRIDWLVNEAIKYRATPGCQVIVIKDSTVIFQKSYGHFKYDRKQKVENESIYDLASLTKILATVPAMMKLVDEEKIDLDVPISTYLTELEGSEKGEITARQLLMHRGGYHGNMPGWFETFSNEENYSKYYSNRCDEEYCEEIVPSLYAKAGIRDSMWNWVVDSPMRPKRADGSYSYRYSDRGFYMLNQLVARVSGTSLDYLIENSFYNSLGLSTASYHPLRKHDYNNIVPSSVDNLFRKNEVRGTVHDYSTAILGGVSGHAGAFANANDVAILMQTFLQKGNYGGVQYFGEKVVDEFTKRQVNGGRRGLGFDKSVKGKKIPATIYASENTFGHTGFTGTAAWADADKGIVFVFLANRTYPDETNKMLIRKGTRTRMLEVVFQSVME from the coding sequence ATGACCAGCCAAAAATTCCCCAAAATTCTTTTCGAATCTATCTTATTTATACTTTTTATAGGAATTGTATTTCCTGTATTTGCCCAAAACATAACAAGCGCACAAGTTATAGCTAAAGCTGTAGCCGAAGAAAAAGAACGCCTAGACCAAATGAAATGGCAAAAACGAGAAAAATGGGTCAATCAAAAACTTTCTACTTTGGATTTGGAGAAAAAAATAGCACAACTTTTTATGATTGCTGCCTATTCGAACAGAGATGAAAAACATTACAAGGAAATCGATAATTTCATTACAAAATATAAAATTGGTGGACTGATATTTTTTCAAGGTACACCACAAAAACAAGCTGAACTTACAAATCGCTATCAAGCTAAGGCAAATATTCCTCTCTTGATTGCCATGGATGCCGAATGGGGACTAGGAATGCGCCTCAAAAATACGATTAGTTATCCTCGTCAGATGGTTTTGGGAGCGATGAACGATTCGCTGGCTGTCTATGATTTGGGAAAAGAAGTGGCTCGCCAATGTTTGCGTTTGGGAGTGCATGTCAATTTTGCGCCAGTTGTAGATGTAAATAGCAACCCTAAAAACCCAGTTATTGGCACTCGTTCGTTTGGAGAAAATAAATATAGAGTTTCTAAAAATGGAATTGCCTACACGAACGGAATGCAAGACGGAGGAATTATCGCCACAGCCAAACATTTCCCCGGACACGGCGACACCGATTCAGACTCTCATTATACGCTTCCACAACTCAATCACGACAAAAAGCGTCTTTCAGAGCTAGAACTTTATCCCTTCAAACGTCTTTTTGCAGATTCGGTTTTGTCTGTTATGGTAGCACATTTGAATGTTCCTGCTTACGATAGCACAGAAAATATTCCTACCACGCTTTCAAAAAACGTAGTTACAGATTTATTAAAAAATGAACTTGGCTTTGATGGACTGATTTTTACTGATGCAATGAATATGAAAGGCTTGTCTGCCAACTTTACGCCAGATGAGGGTAATGTACAAGCTATTTTAGCTGGAAACGATGTTTTGCTTTATCCTGCCAGTATTCCAAAGGGAATTGCGCTTATTAAAAAAGCAGTCGAAGAAGGTAAAATTTCTGAATCTGAGATTGATGAGCGAGTGCGAAAAGTATTGAGAGCAAAATACTTTGTAGGGTTGTATGATTACAAACCTATTCAACTCAAAGGTTTAGATGCTGATTTAAACAGTCCTAAGGCTAATGTTTTGAATGAAAAACTACATCAAAAAGCTGTTACGATTGTCAGAAATGAAAATAATTTGATTCCTTTTCAAAAATTAGATACGCTTTCTTTTGGTTCGGTGGTAATTAATGAGAAAGAAGGAAATGACTTTCAAATGATGCTTTCAAACTATGCACCTTTTGAACATGTGTCTGTTTCTGCTGTCTCTGCTTCTGCGCTTTCATCTGCAAAAGCAAAATTATCAAACAAAAAAGTGATTGTTGTAGGTGTTTTTGGAGTAAATCAGTATTCGGTTAGTACTACTTTTGGAATTTCAGAAGCTACACGAAAATTTGTAAAAGAGCTTCAAGATGAAGGCAAACACGTTGTGGTTGTAAATTTCGGACATGCTTATAGCTTAGAAAAATTTGAAGACCAAAAGCATTTGGTAGCTGCGTATGTAGATAATAACATTATGCAAAAAGCTGTTCCACAAGTTTTGTTTGGAGCAGTCAAAACACAAGCTCGTGTTCCTGTTTCGGCTGGAGAAAAAATAAAAGAGGGCGATGGATTTACAACAACCTCTTTACAGCGTTTGAGATATTCAGACTATCCAGAAGGAAGTGGCATGAACTCAGAATATATGAATCATAGAATTGATTGGCTCGTAAATGAAGCTATAAAATACAGAGCTACTCCCGGTTGTCAAGTAATTGTAATCAAAGATTCTACTGTTATTTTTCAAAAATCGTATGGACATTTTAAGTATGACAGAAAACAAAAAGTAGAAAACGAATCTATTTATGATTTAGCTTCCCTTACCAAAATCTTGGCGACCGTCCCTGCCATGATGAAACTTGTCGATGAGGAAAAAATCGATTTAGATGTTCCTATTTCTACCTACTTGACAGAATTAGAAGGTTCAGAGAAAGGCGAGATTACGGCTCGTCAGCTTCTGATGCACCGAGGAGGGTATCACGGAAATATGCCAGGGTGGTTTGAGACTTTTTCAAATGAAGAAAATTATTCAAAATATTACAGTAATCGTTGTGATGAAGAATACTGTGAAGAAATAGTACCTAGTTTGTATGCAAAGGCTGGCATAAGAGACAGTATGTGGAACTGGGTAGTAGATTCGCCGATGCGTCCAAAACGTGCAGACGGTTCGTATAGTTATCGTTATAGTGATAGAGGTTTTTATATGCTCAACCAATTAGTAGCTAGAGTTTCGGGTACTTCCTTAGACTATTTAATAGAAAATAGTTTTTATAATTCTCTTGGACTTTCTACAGCAAGTTATCATCCTCTTCGAAAGCATGATTATAACAATATTGTTCCTAGTTCGGTAGATAATTTATTCCGAAAAAATGAAGTACGTGGAACAGTTCATGACTATTCAACAGCCATTTTAGGAGGTGTGAGTGGACACGCAGGTGCATTTGCTAATGCCAACGATGTCGCTATTTTAATGCAGACATTTCTGCAAAAAGGAAATTATGGAGGAGTACAATATTTTGGTGAAAAGGTAGTAGATGAGTTTACTAAGAGACAAGTCAATGGAGGTAGAAGAGGCTTAGGATTTGATAAGTCTGTAAAAGGAAAGAAAATTCCTGCTACGATTTATGCTTCTGAAAATACTTTTGGACACACAGGCTTTACAGGCACAGCAGCATGGGCAGATGCAGACAAAGGAATCGTTTTTGTGTTTTTGGCAAACCGAACCTATCCAGATGAAACCAATAAAATGTTGATTCGAAAAGGAACTCGTACTCGTATGTTGGAGGTGGTTTTTCAGTCGGTTATGGAATAA
- a CDS encoding MFS transporter, with the protein MKQNSAMPKNNPRIINAWATYDWANSVYNLVITTTIFPIFFNQATRAAFGSEKVEFFGLTIENTVLYSYAIALSYLIIAAISPPLSAMADYGGTKKRFMQFFTYLGASACLCLFFFDGTNVELAIICAGVASIGYAGGMIFYNAFLPEIATENKFDAVSAKGFAMGYIGSVLLQILNILMTHDKLYMYFGFESTAEGARWSFLSVGIWWIVFAQIPFYYLKDNPNKSKEKINWLKKGFDELKMVWNEAQKLPSLMKFLISFFFFNMGVQTVMFMASLFGEKELKLETASLIAIILIIQVVAILGAYLFAKISDKKGNIFSLSILIGLWILICGLAYFVQTAEHFYGLAILVGLVMGGIQSLSRSTYSKLLPKDTPDTASYFSFFNVADRLSTSIGMGVFALIEDYSSSMRNGIFALTIFFIIGLIVLLKINRKAIKIDN; encoded by the coding sequence ATGAAACAAAACTCTGCAATGCCTAAAAATAATCCTCGCATTATAAATGCGTGGGCTACCTACGACTGGGCAAACTCGGTTTATAACCTTGTTATCACTACTACCATTTTCCCTATCTTTTTCAACCAAGCTACTAGAGCAGCTTTTGGAAGTGAAAAAGTAGAGTTTTTTGGTCTTACCATCGAAAATACAGTTTTGTATTCTTATGCGATTGCACTTTCTTATCTGATTATTGCAGCCATTTCCCCACCTCTTTCAGCAATGGCAGATTATGGAGGAACAAAGAAGCGTTTTATGCAATTTTTTACCTATTTGGGTGCTAGTGCGTGTTTGTGTCTCTTCTTTTTTGATGGAACAAATGTAGAACTTGCCATTATTTGTGCTGGTGTGGCAAGTATAGGTTATGCTGGAGGGATGATTTTTTATAATGCTTTTTTGCCTGAAATAGCTACTGAAAACAAGTTTGATGCTGTTAGTGCAAAAGGTTTTGCGATGGGATATATTGGAAGTGTTCTTTTGCAGATTTTAAATATTCTGATGACACATGATAAACTATATATGTATTTTGGGTTTGAGAGTACAGCAGAAGGCGCACGTTGGTCTTTTCTTTCAGTAGGTATTTGGTGGATTGTTTTTGCTCAAATTCCGTTTTATTATTTAAAAGATAATCCAAATAAGAGTAAGGAGAAAATAAACTGGCTCAAGAAAGGTTTTGACGAGCTCAAAATGGTATGGAACGAAGCTCAAAAACTTCCTTCTCTAATGAAGTTTCTGATTTCATTTTTCTTCTTCAATATGGGCGTACAGACTGTTATGTTTATGGCGTCACTTTTTGGAGAAAAAGAACTCAAATTAGAAACAGCAAGCCTAATTGCTATTATCCTTATTATTCAAGTCGTAGCGATTTTGGGAGCGTATCTGTTTGCTAAAATTTCCGATAAAAAAGGAAATATTTTTTCACTTTCTATCTTGATAGGGCTTTGGATTCTGATTTGTGGATTGGCATATTTTGTTCAAACAGCAGAGCATTTTTATGGTTTAGCTATTTTGGTAGGTTTAGTGATGGGAGGGATTCAGTCGCTTTCTCGTTCTACTTATTCTAAACTTTTACCAAAAGACACACCAGATACAGCTTCTTATTTTAGCTTTTTCAATGTGGCTGACCGTCTTTCTACCTCTATCGGAATGGGTGTTTTTGCTCTCATTGAAGACTATTCTTCTTCTATGCGAAATGGAATTTTTGCCCTAACTATCTTCTTTATCATTGGTCTGATTGTTCTTTTAAAAATTAATAGAAAGGCGATAAAAATCGATAATTAA
- the ybeY gene encoding rRNA maturation RNase YbeY, with amino-acid sequence MEEKELPINFFSEEIDFELENEEKTSLWLQKIANREGFVVSVINYIFCDDEYLHKINMEYLNHDTYTDIITFDNSEDDQEQVLEGDIFISVERVRENSAELKTTFEQEIHRVMVHGLLHLTGQDDHSVEDKQKMREKENTALELLVINY; translated from the coding sequence ATGGAAGAAAAAGAATTACCCATCAATTTTTTTAGTGAAGAAATTGATTTTGAGCTAGAAAATGAAGAGAAAACAAGCCTTTGGCTTCAAAAAATTGCCAACCGAGAAGGTTTTGTTGTTTCGGTTATCAACTATATTTTTTGTGATGATGAGTATTTACATAAAATTAATATGGAATATTTGAATCACGATACTTATACTGATATTATTACCTTTGATAATTCGGAAGATGACCAAGAGCAGGTGTTGGAAGGAGATATTTTTATCAGCGTAGAGCGTGTTAGAGAAAATTCAGCAGAACTCAAAACTACCTTTGAACAAGAAATTCATCGTGTGATGGTTCACGGACTTTTACATCTGACAGGACAAGACGACCATTCTGTAGAAGATAAACAGAAGATGAGAGAGAAGGAAAACACAGCGTTAGAATTATTAGTGATTAATTATTAG
- a CDS encoding 2OG-Fe(II) oxygenase, translated as MMKKVIHTPQIWTIENFLTASECQELIIFSENKSYEEATVSLKSGAKMMKNVRNNERLIYEDEKLAIKYWERLKDFCPMYINDVVENEPQQQKATGLNPRFRFYKYESNQRFKKHIDGRVEIEKSGKKLESRITFLIYLNNDFEGGETAFSYKNGDSKVEEIIIQPKAGTALCFVHEIKHEGKPVPKGTKYVLRSDVFYQNDYL; from the coding sequence ATGATGAAAAAAGTAATACATACACCTCAAATTTGGACAATAGAGAATTTTCTTACAGCGTCAGAATGCCAAGAACTTATTATTTTTAGTGAAAATAAATCTTACGAAGAAGCTACCGTTAGCTTGAAGAGTGGAGCAAAGATGATGAAGAACGTTCGCAATAACGAGCGTCTGATATATGAAGATGAAAAACTTGCCATAAAGTATTGGGAAAGACTAAAAGATTTTTGTCCAATGTATATCAATGATGTGGTGGAAAATGAACCACAACAACAAAAAGCTACTGGACTAAATCCTAGATTTCGTTTTTATAAATATGAATCTAATCAGCGTTTCAAAAAGCATATTGATGGTAGAGTAGAAATAGAAAAAAGTGGAAAAAAACTAGAAAGCCGAATTACATTTTTAATCTATCTTAATAATGATTTTGAAGGAGGAGAGACAGCTTTTAGTTATAAAAATGGAGACAGTAAAGTAGAAGAAATCATAATTCAACCCAAAGCAGGAACAGCACTTTGTTTTGTTCATGAAATCAAACACGAAGGAAAACCTGTACCGAAGGGAACAAAATACGTTTTGCGTTCAGATGTTTTTTATCAAAATGATTACCTTTAA
- a CDS encoding putative signal transducing protein, with protein MSLLTVKIFQNNVDAHLFKARLESEGIDCYLFDENINSMDMIYGVAVGGIKVKVNASDTEKVKKVLAEIEEEQKQQSLFVKCPVCESTEYYKNFVSIQGWKAFLAALVAFLTFSYPVYQKSVYKCKECGHEFKKDDIQKIENL; from the coding sequence ATGTCATTACTTACTGTAAAGATTTTTCAGAATAACGTAGATGCTCATTTATTTAAAGCTCGTTTAGAAAGTGAGGGTATAGATTGTTATTTATTTGATGAGAATATCAACTCTATGGATATGATTTATGGAGTAGCTGTAGGGGGAATAAAGGTAAAAGTAAATGCTAGTGATACGGAGAAGGTAAAGAAGGTACTTGCAGAGATAGAAGAGGAACAAAAACAACAAAGTTTATTTGTTAAGTGTCCTGTGTGTGAATCTACTGAATATTACAAAAATTTCGTTTCGATACAAGGCTGGAAGGCTTTTTTGGCAGCTCTTGTGGCTTTTCTTACTTTTTCCTATCCAGTATATCAAAAAAGTGTCTATAAATGCAAAGAGTGTGGACACGAGTTTAAAAAAGATGACATACAGAAAATTGAAAATCTATGA